From Sceloporus undulatus isolate JIND9_A2432 ecotype Alabama chromosome 6, SceUnd_v1.1, whole genome shotgun sequence, one genomic window encodes:
- the FSD2 gene encoding LOW QUALITY PROTEIN: fibronectin type III and SPRY domain-containing protein 2 (The sequence of the model RefSeq protein was modified relative to this genomic sequence to represent the inferred CDS: deleted 1 base in 1 codon), whose product MVSLLLLIQEALQRARLAASIPVTPMESQSEGNEPEGPRLYHLELYDSTEDLEMFSEPFRRRDLAVQENMKPQAPQKPTISSGDFGDQHPENETASNENDHDDLKTISSYNTENKESFKGMDTYCITCCVPLRALDTQCSDHEEHEVIPLVSVVQIAKDELQKNICKLENQIIHLESFSSHLEEIFITVEENFAREEHKFERRYDDMMQILEQRYEEMMQVWGEEKKEKLEALYEQLVSCGENLDTCKELMETIEDLGQGANKVDTIQTAVATMGRLEKFLKKDLDVDLSTPTDYEARVIEFSDVQQLMDSVDCLPAPLPPCAPVINPQDPSSATGTSVRVCWSFFSEDLVESYQLSYKRISNDTSKEEQAEFVLNVKETYCTVTNLAPNTQYEFWVKALNRAGVSSSSERAVYMTAPLPPVIKRKAIQSCEHAALVCWECGNTNPVDSYTVELSRLTDGEDENFITESIVGIPNCETLIQLEPQQNYIISVKALNTGGSSERSDTVSIFSTGTSFTLNEETAHPFLSVLEDGLTILCRKTERPRSDLSFCENSFTRSIAILGNPIPFRGKHYWEVDVDENIEYRVGVAFENAPRDSYLGMSHSSWCMRHTVTASRHTYEFLNNGMTPDIKITIPPSRIGLLLDYDKGTLSFFNTYIMQHLYTFHSLFQDFVCPCFAVEEPGMLKIRNGIAMPPYTLS is encoded by the exons ATGGTGTCTCTCCTGCTCTTAATCCAAGAAGCCCTTCAGCGTGCTAGATTGGCAGCCAGTATTCCAGTTACCCCAATGGAGTCACAATCTGAAGGCAATGAGCCAGAAGGCCCCAGATTGTATCATCTTGAACTTTATGACTCAACTGAAGATTTAGAAATGTTTTCAGAACCTTTTCGAAGACGAGATCTGGCTGTGCAGGAAAACATGAAGCCTCAAGccccacaaaaacccacaatCTCTAGTGGGGATTTTGGGGATCAACACCCAGAAAATGAGACAGCAAGCAATGAAAATGACCATGATGATCTTAAAACTATCTCTAGTTACAACACAGAAAACAAAGAGTCTTTCAAAGGCATGGATACGTACTGTATTACTTGCTGCGTTCCACTTAGAGCCCTTGATACACAGTGTAGTGACCATGAGGAGCATGAGGTCATTCCTCTTGTCAGTGTGGTTCAAATTGCAAAG GATGAGCTTCAGAAAAACATATGCAAACTGGAAAACCAGATCATTCACCTGGAGAGT TTTTCGAGCCATTTGGAAGAGATTTTCATCACAGTAGAG GAGAATTTTGCCAGGGAGGAGCACAAATTTGAGAGGCGTTATGATGATATGATGCAGATCCTTGAACAAAGATATGAGGAAATGATGCAGGtttggggggaagaaaagaaggagaagctgGAAGCCTTGTATGAGCAACTGGTCAGCTGTGGTGAAAACCTGGATACCTGCAAAGAGCTGATGGAAACAATAGAGGACCTGGGACAGGGTGCAAATAAAGTGGATACAATACAG ACTGCTGTAGCTACCATGGGCAG ATTGGAGAAATTCTTGAAAAAAGATTTGGATGTAGACCTCTCAACACCAACAGACTATGAAGCCAGAGTCATAGAGTTCTCTGATGTTCAACAACTAATGGATTCTGTTGATTGTCTCCCAG cTCCTTTGCCTCCTTGTGCACCAGTCATAAACCCCCAGGATCCCAGCTCGGCCACAGGTACCTCTGTGCGGGTCTGCTGGAGTTTCTTTTCAGAAGATCTTGTGGAAAGCTACCAGCTGTCCTACAAACGAATAAGCAATGATACATCCAAAGAGGAGCAAGCTG AGTTTGTGCTAAATGTGAAAGAAACCTATTGCACAGTTACAAACCTGGCACCAAATACGCAGTATGAATTTTGGGTGAAAGCACTCAACAGAGCTGGGGTCAGTTCATCGAGTGAAAGGGCTGTTTATATGACAG CGCCTCTGCCGCCTGTTATCAAAAGGAAGGCAATTCAGAGCTGTGAACATGCAGCACTTGTGTGCTGGGAATGTGGCAATACCAACCCTGTTGATTCCTACACAGTTGAATTGTCCAGGCTGACAGATGGAGAGGATGAGAACTTTATTACAGA GTCCATTGTTGGAATTCCAAACTGTGAAACTCTGATTCAACTGGAACCACAGCAGAATTACATCATCTCTGTGAAAGCCCTCAATACAGGCGGTTCTAGCGAGAGGAGTGACACTGTCTCCATCTTTAGTACAG GCACTTCCTTTACTTTGAATGAGGAGACAGCACACCCTTTCCTGTCTGTCCTAGAAGATGGACTGACAATTTTATGCCGGAAAACGGAGAGGCCAAGAAGTGATTTGTCTTTCTGTGAAAACAGTTTTACAAG ATCCATTGCAATATTGGGAAATCCAATACCATTTCGAGGAAAACATTACTGGGAAGTAGATGTTGATGAAAATATTGAATATCGTGTTGGCGTAGCTTTTGAAAATGCACCACGGGACAGCTACTTGGGCATGAGCCATTCCTCCTGGTGCATGAGGCACACTGTCACTGCTTCCAG GCATACCTATGAATTTCTGAACAATGGCATGACACCAGACATCAAGATTACCATCCCACCTTCCAGAATTGGCCTTCTGCTGGATTATgacaaaggaactctctcctttTTTAACACCTATATCATGCAACACCTGTATACTTTCCACAGCCTCTTCCAAGATTTTGTGTGTCCATGTTTTGCTGTGGAAGAACCTGGTATGCTCAAGATTCGAAACGGCATTGCAATGCCCCCATACACTCTTTCATGA